GCCCCCGCTATCGTAGGGGTTGGCTTTGAGACCGGGTCTGTCTCTATATTCCGGTGGGACGTAGTATTCAATGTCGAAAAATATCAGATGGGTGGCTCCAGGCTTAAACCTCATCTTCAGCCCTCCTCCAGTTGTAGATTCCTCCTCTGAGAACGAATTTCGAAAAATCAAACTTTACGCCACTTATTGCCTCCTCAAATGGTGCGTCGAGAAGTGATGGCCTGATGTTCTCCAACTGGGATTCCTCGTCATAGAATCTCCCGTATGGATCCATCATGAGGTAGGATTCAGTCATCAGATTGTTGTCTTCTGCTATCGGATTCAGGTCCTCGTGGCGTTCAATGAATTCTCTGAACTCCTCTTCCGTAACTCCCAGGGGTTTGCTCCCCTCGTTTACTCCTGAGATGATCTTTAACTGGAATACCTTCCACCTGTCCGGTGAGATTCGTTTGATGACCCAGTGCATGTCCTCTTGGTGGTTCAGCTTCGTCACAACGGTGTTTATCTTTATCCCAATGTGAGGATAAAGGGTTCTTATCAGGTCTACAGCCTCAATGACTCTTCTAACGTGATCTCCATGGCCCCGTCCCAGTGCTTTTTCCACTTCCTCCCTTCCGCTGTCGAGGCTGATGCCGATCCAGTCGAGGTATTTGCCGTAGTTTTTCAGGAATTCTCTTCCCGCGCTCTCCGTCAAGTAATAGCCGTTGGTGACTATTGAAGTTGCCATTCCAAGTTCCTTGGCATACTTCACGAGTTCTCCAAGGTTTCTGCAGAGCAGAGGCTCACCACCAGTAAAGTTTATCTTCTCTACCCCGGCCTCCTTAAGTTTCGTTAGAATCAACTTTGATTTCTCGGGGTCGTTGCATATCTCTGGAACCTCTTTGAACTTTGCGAAGCAGAAACTGCAGCGGTAGTTGCACCTCTCGAGCATGTGCCAGTTGACCGCGAGTGGTGCCTTTGAAAAAGAAATAGAGAAGGGGACCTTCATTTCTTGCCCCCCTTAGAGTTCCTCGCGGCAGCGCTCATGGCCCTGCTCTTGAAGCCCCCGTCAGCTTTGACGGCCCTTCCGCTGTCCACGGCGCTCTGAATTCTCCTTGCGGCATCCCAGGTCATGGGCTTGGAACCCTTCTTGCCCATCGAGATCACCTCCAGATGGTTGTCAGTATGTTCTCTGCTCTTTTGTTGACTTGTAGATTATTGGAACCAAATATTGAATATTTGATTCACAAAATCTTTTATGGGCAAGTAGAGAAATGGAGCGTGGGTGGTACAATGGAAGAAAATGGTAGCTCATCTAAGAGAGAATGGACAACCCTAAAAGTCCCTCCAGAGATCCACGATGCGTTTAAGGAAATCAAAAAATCACTCAAGGACAAACACGGCAAATCCTTAAACAACGGGGACGTCATGAGGTTCCTCCTTTATCTCGCTAAGATCGCCCTTGAGCTTGAAGGGAATCCCAAACTAGATGGTGTTGCAGAACCAATATCCTATGAGACCTTGAAGAAGTTGGAAAACTATTCTCAGCATATCTCTGAGAATTTTGGCATACCTGTGGAATACGTAAGGGGAGGCGTCCTCTGGGGCTTACTAGAGATTTCCAAGGATAACCTTGACAACTGGAGGGTCGCCGAGTACTATCTCAAATTAGCTAAAGAGTGGGTAGGGACATACACTGTCAATGTTTATTCCGATGAAGTATCCAGTACTTTGGCCTCTATAATTGAACTCATATCCAGGATTGGCCAGAACAATCCACACCGAAAAGAAATACAGCGGAGACTGTTTCAAAGTGTGGAAGAGATCGTAGTAATTGCTTTCTTGGAGTCCCCAAGCAGAGTAATAAAAGCGCTGATTTTGAACAGATTACATACTCGAGACCTAGAGGGAGCTTTGGGAACTTTAAAGAGGGCATTGAAACAGGGGGTTTTCAAAGAGACCTCAGAATTGGAAGAACTAGTTCTCAAGTTTTTAGGGGAGGCTAATAGAGTCGGAGGGGATGAAATACTCTTTGAATTTGTGAAAGACCTTCAGAGAGCTTGTTCTTCATTAGAGACAGAGCTTCTGATTGTCGAAAATGCCGCTAGGTACATTGACGTAAAACCATTCTATGAAGACCTCTCTGATAGGGGATATCTGCTCCCAGAAGATAGA
This window of the Thermococcus siculi genome carries:
- a CDS encoding viperin family antiviral radical SAM protein, whose translation is MKVPFSISFSKAPLAVNWHMLERCNYRCSFCFAKFKEVPEICNDPEKSKLILTKLKEAGVEKINFTGGEPLLCRNLGELVKYAKELGMATSIVTNGYYLTESAGREFLKNYGKYLDWIGISLDSGREEVEKALGRGHGDHVRRVIEAVDLIRTLYPHIGIKINTVVTKLNHQEDMHWVIKRISPDRWKVFQLKIISGVNEGSKPLGVTEEEFREFIERHEDLNPIAEDNNLMTESYLMMDPYGRFYDEESQLENIRPSLLDAPFEEAISGVKFDFSKFVLRGGIYNWRRAEDEV